In Nilaparvata lugens isolate BPH chromosome 5, ASM1435652v1, whole genome shotgun sequence, the following proteins share a genomic window:
- the LOC111060111 gene encoding LOW QUALITY PROTEIN: glutamate receptor ionotropic, kainate 2-like (The sequence of the model RefSeq protein was modified relative to this genomic sequence to represent the inferred CDS: inserted 2 bases in 1 codon): MDFSKVKALLKQIKVSTETHIVLDCAAEKILSILRQAREVGMLGDYHSYIVTSLDAHTIDFEEIKMGRTNITALRMLNPGLGVVQQVIDEWIFEEQRKNRTPDLVADTLKFKSHSALMYDAVQLFAKGWSQLGLKEPLRPIECLAKDKPRNKNPNGFQLVSFIKMMKNTNGRKTGMMGFDELGRRDYFSLEIIELVKTGFKKIGSWDPKHGINYTRTQSEMYSELVQSISNKTFIVTSRLGRPYLDKREGEGLKGNDRFEGYSLDLIDEVAKELGFTYEFKLVPDNQYGSLNKKTGQWNGLIRELQERRADLAICDLTITYDRRSAVDFTMPFMTLGISILYSKPVKQPLXSLLIPASLSLDVWIYMATAYLGISLLLYFLQGQ, translated from the exons ATGGATTTCTCAAAGGTGAAG GCACTGTTGAAACAGATCAAAGTGTCAACTGAGACTCATATTGTGTTGGACTGCGCGGCTGAGAAGATTTTGAGCATTCTTCGCCAGGCGAGGGAAGTTGGAATGCTCGGTGACTACCATAGCTATATTGTCACCTCATTG GATGCACACACCATAGACTTTGAGGAGATAAAGATGGGCCGCACCAATATAACAGCTCTGCGCATGCTAAATCCAGGCCTGGGTGTAGTTCAGCAAGTTATAGATGAATGGATATTTGAAGAACAAAGGAAAAATCGCACACCCGATTTGGTGGCCGATACTCTCAAG TTCAAG TCGCATTCAGCATTGATGTATGACGCCGTTCAACTATTTGCAAAAGGCTGGTCTCAACTCGGACTGAAGGAACCATTGCGTCCAATCGAGTGCCTGGCCAAAGACAAGCCACGCAACAAAAATCCCAACGGATTTCAACTTGTCAGCTTCATCAAAATG ATGAAGA ATACAAATGGAAGGAAGACTGGCATGATGGGGTTTGATGAACTTGGAAGAAGAGATTACTTTTCGTTGGAGATAATTGAGCTGGTAAAGACCGGCTTCAAGAAAATAGGATCCTGGGACCCAAAACATGGTATCAACTACACCCGCACACAGAGTGAGATGTACAGTGAACTTGTACAGAGTATTTCAAATAAGACGTTCATTGTAACTTCGAGGCTG GGTCGTCCATACCTGGATAAGAGGGAAGGTGAAGGGCTGAAGG GAAACGATCGCTTTGAAGGATATTCCCTGGATCTGATTGACGAGGTGGCCAAGGAGCTGGGTTTCACCTATGAATTCAAACTGGTCCCTGACAACCAGTACGGTTCTCTCAATAAGAAGACCGGCCAGTGGAATGGTCTCATAAGGGAACTCCAAGAAAGG AGAGCTGACCTTGCAATTTGTGATCTTACAATCACCTATGACAGAAGGAGTGCAGTTGACTTCACCATGCCATTCATGACTCTGG GTATCAGTATTCTGTACAGTAAGCCAGTCAAGCAACCCCT ATCTCTTCTCATTCCTGCTTCCCTTTCACTTGATGTCTGGATCTACATGGCAACTGCGTATCTGGGTATTTCACTGCTTCTTTATTTCCTGCAaggtcaataa